The Providencia sp. PROV188 genome includes a region encoding these proteins:
- a CDS encoding SDR family oxidoreductase — MAKTFLIYGVSKGLGKALVEGVPDQTDTVYGVSRTEPPFGGAQFHWISADLSDIQSASIIKKQLGEKPIDTLIYNVGIWEKLAFTEEYDFESTSDIELLTMIQTNIGACLLNLKALLSNLRLGTNSKIILIGSTWGLDNHNGKEVTFSATKYALRGIVQSLRETLRQDNIGISILNLGYLATEYPLSMPVNEVIQKSEGALIPLQDVVNAVRFILSTSSATCVKEITMPAMLDENV; from the coding sequence ATGGCAAAAACATTTTTAATTTATGGTGTCAGTAAAGGGTTAGGTAAAGCATTAGTTGAAGGAGTGCCTGACCAAACTGATACTGTGTACGGTGTTTCTCGCACTGAACCGCCTTTTGGTGGTGCGCAATTTCACTGGATATCCGCTGATCTTAGTGATATTCAATCGGCTTCAATTATCAAAAAGCAGCTAGGCGAAAAACCCATTGATACCCTAATTTATAATGTCGGCATTTGGGAAAAACTCGCCTTTACTGAAGAATATGATTTCGAGTCCACCAGCGATATTGAATTACTCACCATGATCCAGACCAATATCGGTGCCTGCCTGTTGAACTTGAAAGCACTTCTTAGCAACTTGCGTTTAGGCACCAATAGTAAAATTATTTTAATTGGCTCTACGTGGGGGTTGGATAATCATAATGGTAAAGAAGTCACCTTTAGCGCAACCAAATATGCCTTACGTGGGATTGTACAATCACTGAGAGAAACCTTGCGCCAAGATAATATTGGCATTTCTATTTTGAATTTAGGTTATCTCGCCACGGAATATCCATTATCTATGCCAGTGAATGAGGTGATTCAAAAAAGTGAAGGTGCGTTAATTCCGCTGCAAGATGTGGTCAATGCCGTGCGCTTTATTCTTAGCACCAGCAGCGCCACCTGCGTAAAAGAAATTACCATGCCCGCCATGTTAGATGAAAACGTGTGA
- a CDS encoding alpha/beta fold hydrolase, with product MNSVFKKVLLVSLMTLSLQATATLAAGNLTQTAKSATPPTIEANEASFKHHYVKVNGQRLHYVTAGEGEPVLLIPGWPQTWYTWRYVMTDLAANGYTAIAVDPLGTGYSDKPESGYDTGAAATTLHEMMKQLGHTHYSVIGHDIGMWVGYALASDYPADVKKIALTEAVIPGLAPAPTIFVDPAENIFLWHFMFNQVRDLPEMLTAGKEREYLNFIFDNWAYRRDRVAAQTYIDAYASPGGLRAGFAYYRAIPQTIEQNKQRAQKKLTMPVLAIGADQATRDAPQLTLQGRATQLQGAMLGECGHFVTEECPEQLMSHILPFLKQ from the coding sequence ATGAATTCGGTATTTAAAAAGGTGTTACTCGTTTCTCTGATGACGCTCTCTTTGCAAGCAACAGCTACGTTAGCAGCAGGAAACCTAACTCAAACAGCCAAAAGTGCTACGCCTCCAACCATTGAAGCGAATGAGGCCAGCTTTAAACATCACTATGTGAAAGTGAACGGGCAGCGCCTTCACTATGTTACCGCTGGGGAAGGTGAGCCAGTTTTATTGATCCCCGGTTGGCCACAAACATGGTACACGTGGCGATATGTGATGACGGATCTCGCTGCTAATGGTTATACCGCTATTGCTGTTGATCCATTGGGAACAGGGTATTCTGATAAGCCAGAAAGTGGTTATGATACGGGCGCTGCCGCAACCACATTGCACGAAATGATGAAGCAACTGGGTCATACTCACTATTCAGTGATAGGGCATGATATTGGTATGTGGGTAGGGTATGCGCTGGCCAGTGATTATCCCGCCGACGTGAAAAAGATTGCCTTAACCGAAGCGGTTATTCCGGGATTAGCACCTGCGCCAACGATTTTTGTTGATCCTGCGGAGAATATTTTCCTCTGGCATTTTATGTTCAACCAAGTACGAGATTTACCAGAAATGCTGACGGCAGGTAAAGAGCGTGAGTATCTTAACTTTATTTTTGATAATTGGGCTTATCGTCGTGATCGCGTTGCCGCACAGACGTATATTGATGCGTATGCTTCTCCGGGGGGACTGCGAGCTGGTTTTGCCTATTATCGTGCTATTCCACAGACGATTGAGCAAAATAAACAGCGAGCGCAGAAAAAGCTCACCATGCCAGTATTGGCGATTGGGGCGGATCAGGCAACTCGAGATGCGCCGCAATTGACGTTACAGGGGCGAGCAACCCAATTACAAGGGGCGATGCTTGGGGAGTGTGGTCATTTCGTGACGGAGGAGTGTCCTGAACAGTTAATGAGCCACATTTTACCGTTCTTGAAACAATAA
- the cobB gene encoding Sir2 family NAD+-dependent deacetylase, whose amino-acid sequence MRFRRRLKKISKNKCKRRQRLRNRSYYIDNRLLSMQNINVVVLTGAGISAESGIQTFRSADGLWEEHRVEDVATPEGFARDPQLVQRFYNERRRQLQQDNIQPNAAHYALAKLEQALGDRFLLVTQNIDNLHERAGSKRVVHMHGELLKVRCNWSNQVLEWKGDLSVEERCHCCQFPQPLRPHIVWFGEMPFEMDRIYQALGDATLFISIGTSGHVYPAAGFVHEARLQGAHTVQLNLEPSQVESEFEERHYGLASKVVSEYVDDLLAKLNSEE is encoded by the coding sequence TTGCGATTTCGCCGTAGATTGAAAAAAATAAGTAAAAATAAATGTAAACGCCGTCAGCGACTTCGCAATCGTTCTTACTACATTGATAATAGACTGCTCAGTATGCAAAACATTAACGTGGTTGTATTAACCGGTGCGGGTATTTCTGCAGAGTCAGGGATTCAAACCTTCCGTTCGGCAGATGGTTTATGGGAAGAGCATCGCGTGGAAGATGTGGCAACACCTGAAGGATTTGCTCGTGATCCACAATTAGTTCAGCGCTTTTACAATGAACGTCGTCGCCAGTTGCAACAAGATAATATTCAACCGAATGCAGCGCACTACGCATTAGCAAAATTAGAACAAGCGCTGGGGGATAGATTCCTGCTAGTGACACAGAATATTGATAATTTACATGAGCGTGCGGGTAGCAAGCGCGTGGTGCATATGCACGGTGAATTATTAAAAGTACGTTGTAATTGGTCAAACCAAGTCCTCGAATGGAAAGGGGATTTATCCGTAGAAGAGCGTTGCCATTGCTGCCAGTTCCCACAGCCATTACGCCCGCATATTGTGTGGTTTGGTGAGATGCCGTTTGAAATGGACAGGATCTACCAAGCACTTGGAGATGCCACACTGTTTATTTCCATCGGAACATCGGGGCATGTTTATCCAGCGGCAGGGTTTGTACATGAAGCGCGTTTACAAGGTGCTCATACGGTACAACTGAATTTAGAACCAAGCCAAGTGGAAAGCGAGTTTGAAGAGCGCCATTATGGATTGGCGAGTAAAGTGGTTAGTGAATATGTGGATGACTTACTGGCAAAGTTAAACAGCGAAGAATAA
- a CDS encoding TIGR00645 family protein, translating into MEKFFERMMYASRWILAPIYLGLSLTLLALTIKFFQEVFHILPSIFSIPESDLILTLLSLIDMALVGGLLVMVMFSGYENFVSQLNLSDHHEKLNWIGTMDATSLKNKVAASIVAISSIHLLKIFMNLKNVENDKLMWYVILHLTFVLSAFVMGYLDKMTKKAKY; encoded by the coding sequence ATGGAAAAGTTTTTTGAAAGAATGATGTACGCTTCACGTTGGATCCTTGCGCCCATTTATTTGGGACTATCACTGACATTGCTGGCGTTAACCATCAAATTTTTCCAAGAAGTATTTCATATTCTGCCAAGCATTTTTAGCATTCCAGAATCTGACTTGATCCTCACGCTGCTATCTCTCATTGATATGGCGCTGGTGGGTGGATTACTGGTGATGGTGATGTTCTCAGGTTACGAAAACTTCGTCTCTCAATTAAATTTGTCTGATCATCATGAAAAGCTGAATTGGATTGGGACTATGGATGCGACGTCACTGAAAAATAAAGTGGCTGCCTCCATTGTCGCCATCTCATCCATCCACTTATTGAAGATTTTCATGAACCTCAAAAACGTCGAAAACGATAAGTTGATGTGGTATGTGATCCTTCATTTAACCTTCGTGCTGTCGGCGTTTGTGATGGGTTATTTGGATAAAATGACCAAGAAAGCTAAGTATTAG